The stretch of DNA CCTCCCAACTCCTCCGCGCGGTACGACGACGGCGTGTTCTAGGCGGCGGCCCCGGCTACGACGACGTGTTCGCGACCGGcactacctcgccgccgtcgaccaCCTCGCCtcctactcctcctcctcccccgccaTCTCGGGCCGCGCGGGGCTCGCGGTTCAGTTCGCCATGGCGCGCCTCGAGGATGAGCTCTGCCACCTCATCCTCCGCCACGAGGTGCCGCTTGATTCCAGCTGCCTCTTCTGCAGAGGGTGCAGTGGGTCGGTGGATAGCGATGGATGGGGTGAGACGTGGTTCTCCGGCAGAGTCACGAGAGTCACGGGGGTGAGACGTGGACACTATAGGCTTTTTAAGCAGTGGAGATAATATTTTTCAATCTGTATCGTACCTTCGTATATGTATTTATATATgtatttgatatatatttaattaaGCCATCTGATTAAATTATGTGAGTAGTATAAAAATTGGTATTCTCTCTGGTGACCACGTATATATAAGCAATAACATAAATactaatatattaataatgatagacatagtaatttaaattttatattggtgcacttttaagattttattataattatataacttAGATTTAGAAGTTACTTTAAATGATATAATTAAATGATATAATTAGATAATTTATATACAATTTTATGAGGttatttgatattatttttataatggtatATGTGGGTAATTTCTAATTTGCATGAAGAttaggggttactttagatTATTTTTTATAAGGGTAGATTTGGTTAATTTAGTTACGTATTTAGGGTTTACTTTAGCCTATTTCATAATGGTAcaggtgggtaatttattaAAAAAATAACAGATCCCATGGCTATTATGATTCGACGGGTCCAGGGACCCGGGGTCCCCAGCGGGTCCACTTTCCATTGACTGGTTCAGGGCCTCGCCCAGGACAGACGTCCGTCC from Panicum hallii strain FIL2 chromosome 3, PHallii_v3.1, whole genome shotgun sequence encodes:
- the LOC112885209 gene encoding putative protein TPRXL: MAGGAPRPAAGAAARSNPGRSTPASSVASLLRPLRRPTPASSFDSFKGLTTNSSSSAARAKPAPSSPPVFDDNIFDTVLGLRPSQLLRAVRRRRVLGGGPGYDDVFATGTTSPPSTTSPPTPPPPPPSRAARGSRFSSPWRASRMSSATSSSATRCRLIPAASSAEGAVGRWIAMDGVRRGSPAESRESRG